A portion of the Blautia hansenii DSM 20583 genome contains these proteins:
- the vanR gene encoding VanR-ABDEGLN family response regulator transcription factor — protein sequence MKEKILIVDDETEIADLVELYLQNEDFLVYKFYDAEEAWNFMEKEELDLALLDIMMPKISGLELCKKIRERYNYPIIMLTAKGAEIDKIQGLTLGADDYITKPFQPLEVVARVKAQLRRYKRYNMGTVKAEEILEHKGLILNKKTHECFLNERLLSLTPTEFSILAILCEQKGNVVSAEELFHQIWKDEYYSKSNNTITVHIRHLREKMEDSFENPKYIKTVWGCGYKIEK from the coding sequence ATGAAAGAAAAAATATTAATTGTAGATGATGAAACAGAAATCGCAGATTTAGTCGAGTTATATTTGCAAAATGAAGATTTTCTCGTATATAAATTTTACGATGCAGAAGAAGCGTGGAATTTTATGGAGAAGGAAGAGCTGGATTTGGCTCTTTTGGATATTATGATGCCAAAGATTTCAGGCTTAGAGTTGTGTAAAAAAATACGTGAACGATATAATTATCCTATTATTATGCTGACGGCAAAAGGAGCGGAAATTGATAAAATTCAAGGCTTGACTTTAGGAGCGGATGACTATATTACCAAGCCTTTTCAGCCGCTTGAGGTAGTGGCAAGAGTAAAGGCGCAGCTGCGCAGATATAAGCGTTATAATATGGGAACAGTGAAAGCAGAGGAGATTTTAGAGCATAAAGGATTGATTTTGAATAAAAAAACGCATGAATGTTTCTTAAATGAACGTTTATTGTCTCTTACACCCACAGAGTTTTCTATTTTAGCTATTTTGTGCGAACAAAAAGGCAATGTAGTCAGTGCGGAGGAGCTGTTTCATCAGATTTGGAAAGATGAATATTACAGCAAAAGCAATAATACCATCACCGTACATATTCGTCACTTAAGAGAAAAAATGGAGGACTCTTTTGAAAATCCAAAGTATATTAAAACAGTGTGGGGGTGCGGCTATAAAATTGAAAAATGA
- a CDS encoding sensor histidine kinase produces the protein MKIQSILKQCGGAAIKLKNEKKNICKIVKIILLILLFLLGIYGVYYLFDTVFNGMILDWISNHFVHEERTGWYDGEQKVQYIYERVDWQAFKYIAVVSFVFLAGIIGSSVYIILHFSLKKQQKKLISRTAEMIHDYMKKECDVSEIFPQEFSEISTQLVQIKADMERKEQYLKMETQKKNDLITYLAHDLKTPLTSVMGYLNLLEDAPDMPLAQREKYTHIARKKAERLDSLIQEFFEITRYNLQNITLEKENIDLYYMLIQMKEEFYPVLAQKGNTIELKVPEDLQVYGDADKLARVFNNIIRNAVSYSYPSSVITIEGEKNSDGVCLFFRNKGKTIPKEKLSRVFQKFFRIDEARSSDSAGSGLGLAIAKEIVELHGGSISAISEQEETVFQIVLPEK, from the coding sequence TTGAAAATCCAAAGTATATTAAAACAGTGTGGGGGTGCGGCTATAAAATTGAAAAATGAGAAGAAAAATATTTGTAAAATTGTGAAAATTATTCTTTTGATTTTGCTGTTCCTTTTGGGAATTTACGGGGTTTACTATCTATTTGATACGGTTTTTAACGGCATGATTTTAGATTGGATTAGCAATCATTTCGTTCATGAGGAACGTACCGGATGGTACGACGGAGAACAAAAGGTTCAATATATTTATGAGCGTGTGGATTGGCAAGCATTTAAGTATATTGCAGTTGTTTCTTTTGTTTTTTTGGCAGGTATAATTGGAAGCTCTGTATATATTATTTTGCATTTTTCCTTGAAAAAACAACAGAAAAAATTGATTTCCAGAACAGCGGAAATGATACATGATTACATGAAAAAAGAATGTGATGTATCGGAAATTTTCCCTCAGGAATTTTCAGAAATAAGTACACAGTTGGTTCAGATAAAAGCAGATATGGAAAGAAAAGAACAGTATTTGAAAATGGAAACTCAGAAAAAGAATGACTTAATTACTTATCTGGCACATGATTTGAAGACACCGCTTACATCGGTTATGGGGTATCTGAATTTACTGGAAGATGCACCGGATATGCCCCTTGCTCAACGCGAAAAATATACTCATATAGCCAGAAAAAAGGCAGAGCGTTTAGACAGTCTTATTCAGGAATTTTTTGAAATTACCCGTTACAATTTACAGAATATTACGCTGGAAAAAGAGAATATTGATTTATATTATATGCTTATACAGATGAAAGAAGAATTTTATCCTGTTCTGGCACAGAAGGGAAATACAATAGAATTGAAAGTGCCGGAGGACTTACAGGTTTACGGTGACGCAGATAAGCTTGCCAGGGTGTTTAATAATATTATTCGGAATGCCGTTTCTTATAGTTATCCGTCTTCTGTTATTACGATTGAGGGAGAGAAAAATTCAGACGGAGTGTGCCTTTTCTTCCGAAATAAAGGAAAAACAATTCCAAAGGAAAAGCTTTCCAGAGTATTTCAGAAATTTTTCCGAATTGATGAGGCACGCAGCTCAGATAGTGCAGGGTCAGGTCTTGGACTTGCTATTGCAAAAGAGATTGTGGAGCTTCACGGGGGAAGTATTTCTGCTATAAGTGAACAGGAGGAGACGGTTTTTCAGATTGTACTTCCGGAAAAGTAA
- a CDS encoding D-alanyl-D-alanine carboxypeptidase family protein — MSKRKQRRKRRRKIGLIFLAAVLVFLLLPNKKSEVFSKGKEEISLGELYSEAAILLDEEGQILGRKNSEKKIYPASLTKIMTVLLSIEKLDNIREITVLREEIFPELYAQDASMAGFLPGEKVTYRDLLYGAMLPSGAECCVALAEGSCGSEKEFVSEMNKKAKKLGMKNTHFTNTTGLHDDNHYTTVEDLSRLLCYAMKNQDFSKIFTAFSYSVPATNKHPEGFTFFSTLSQELQKAGVKDSCILGGKTGYTSNAGLCLATAAEINGKKYFFITAHAQGSHNTEPYHVLDALSVYGKLEK, encoded by the coding sequence ATGAGTAAACGGAAACAAAGAAGAAAGAGAAGAAGAAAAATAGGATTAATTTTCTTGGCAGCAGTGTTGGTTTTCTTGCTTTTGCCAAATAAAAAATCGGAAGTTTTCAGCAAGGGAAAGGAAGAAATTTCTTTAGGAGAACTTTATAGTGAGGCTGCGATACTGCTGGACGAAGAAGGTCAAATTTTAGGAAGAAAAAATTCAGAAAAGAAAATTTATCCGGCTTCGCTTACGAAAATTATGACAGTGCTTTTATCCATAGAAAAGCTGGATAATATACGGGAAATAACTGTTTTAAGAGAGGAAATCTTTCCTGAATTATATGCACAGGACGCTTCTATGGCAGGATTTTTGCCGGGAGAAAAGGTTACTTACAGAGACCTTTTATACGGAGCGATGCTGCCCTCAGGGGCAGAATGTTGTGTCGCTTTGGCAGAAGGTTCTTGTGGTTCAGAGAAAGAATTTGTATCAGAAATGAATAAGAAAGCAAAAAAACTGGGAATGAAAAATACACATTTTACAAATACTACCGGCTTACATGATGATAATCATTATACAACAGTTGAGGATTTATCACGCTTACTTTGCTATGCTATGAAAAATCAGGACTTTTCTAAGATTTTTACTGCATTTTCATATTCTGTGCCTGCGACTAACAAACATCCGGAGGGCTTTACTTTTTTCAGTACATTATCACAGGAGTTGCAAAAAGCAGGAGTAAAAGATAGCTGTATTTTAGGAGGAAAAACGGGCTATACCTCAAATGCAGGGCTTTGTCTTGCCACAGCAGCAGAAATAAACGGAAAAAAGTATTTTTTCATTACCGCTCATGCACAAGGCTCGCATAATACAGAACCGTATCACGTGTTAGATGCGCTTTCTGTTTATGGAAAACTGGAGAAATAA
- a CDS encoding DEAD/DEAH box helicase family protein, with amino-acid sequence MNLYDNILSFKGTWRRYQERVLNFSDAYLSDKKIHIVAAPGAGKTTLGIELIRRTQKPCLILSPRIVIREQWLERIKDGFLNERLSPEDILSNDMKNPKLITSITYQTLFCGMTRYAGMTEEEETENQEAMDFSHFELLRTVKEAGIKVICLDECHHLKNEWWKALEDFMKEMGEVTVISLTATPPYDATPVQWERYCNMCGPVDEEITVPELVKENSLCPHQDFVYFNYPTGEEQEKVDFFRQKAAQMMQKLMGDARLKEAVASHKGLEDVQGYLEKLLENPAYLSSLLIYCQEQNIPYARRWLKILNVKELPPMSEKWMEILLQGFLYDDVSEFVCQEEYREELIRQLKAHGLIERKKVAFFVNQKLEKTLMNSAGKLKSISEICKLEYSSVGNQLRLLILTDYIKKEYARKLGKPNFLPDSLGVLPIFEMLRRENPDWKLGVLCGSLIYIPDTALAALKRISCSFGIEKLPSKALLNENGECLGYSEILLTENTHLCTQMITMLFEKGEIEILIGTKSLLGEGWDSPCINALIMASSVGSYVLGNQMRGRAIRASKDNPDKTSNIWHLVCMTDTKESCEVTEDFRTLQRRMMGFLGVSYDGTVIENGMERLNTITPPYTYRHLMEINEDMKLRACMREELKAQWQQAVHIQGNMEAVETCKMKKKLLNPSASFFNALGMIALSVAIRMSQGMIRGAFRRSYGQQGITDFIFTVAAAGIFLWGVWRLVHFSGPLKRLREMAEGMKAALAESQNITSSCKVSVYGENGVDYQVFLKGGTTREKELFAQCMEEFLAAVDNQRYLLYAPQALGAMTKYYCVPSVFSKTKQEALFFQKVMSSHLGKYHLVYTRTPEGRAVLLKGRAEAFGSRNERILKRKKEIKGALE; translated from the coding sequence ATGAATTTATATGATAACATTCTATCTTTTAAAGGCACATGGAGAAGGTATCAGGAGCGTGTCTTGAATTTCTCGGATGCTTATCTCTCCGACAAAAAAATACATATTGTAGCCGCTCCCGGCGCAGGCAAGACAACCTTAGGCATTGAACTTATCAGGCGGACACAAAAGCCCTGTCTTATCCTTTCACCGAGAATTGTTATTCGGGAGCAGTGGTTGGAAAGAATAAAAGACGGCTTCTTAAATGAGCGGCTTTCGCCCGAAGATATTCTTTCCAATGACATGAAAAATCCAAAGCTCATTACTTCGATTACCTATCAGACTTTATTTTGCGGCATGACACGCTATGCCGGAATGACTGAGGAAGAGGAAACAGAAAATCAGGAAGCTATGGATTTTTCTCATTTTGAGCTTCTCAGAACAGTGAAAGAAGCAGGGATAAAAGTTATATGCTTAGATGAATGTCACCATCTGAAAAACGAATGGTGGAAGGCGTTAGAAGATTTTATGAAGGAAATGGGGGAGGTTACGGTAATCTCCCTGACGGCAACACCTCCTTATGATGCAACGCCGGTGCAATGGGAACGTTACTGTAACATGTGCGGACCTGTGGACGAAGAAATTACAGTTCCTGAGCTGGTAAAGGAGAACAGTCTTTGCCCTCATCAGGATTTTGTGTATTTTAATTATCCCACAGGGGAAGAACAGGAAAAGGTAGACTTTTTCCGACAAAAGGCAGCTCAAATGATGCAGAAACTCATGGGAGATGCACGTTTAAAGGAAGCTGTGGCATCTCACAAAGGGTTAGAAGACGTACAGGGATATTTGGAAAAGCTGCTGGAAAATCCTGCATATTTATCTTCTTTGCTGATTTATTGTCAGGAGCAGAATATTCCTTATGCCCGCAGATGGCTGAAAATTTTAAATGTCAAAGAGCTTCCGCCTATGTCTGAAAAGTGGATGGAAATTTTGTTACAGGGCTTTTTATATGATGATGTATCGGAGTTTGTGTGTCAGGAGGAATATCGGGAGGAGCTTATTCGGCAATTAAAAGCTCATGGCTTGATAGAGAGAAAGAAGGTTGCTTTTTTCGTAAATCAAAAGCTGGAAAAAACTTTGATGAACAGTGCGGGAAAATTAAAAAGTATTTCTGAAATTTGTAAGCTGGAATATTCTTCTGTGGGTAATCAGTTACGACTTTTGATTTTGACAGATTATATTAAAAAGGAATATGCAAGAAAATTAGGAAAGCCCAATTTCCTGCCGGACAGTCTGGGTGTTCTGCCTATTTTTGAGATGCTGAGAAGGGAGAATCCGGATTGGAAGTTAGGTGTTTTATGCGGAAGTCTGATTTATATTCCGGATACAGCGCTGGCTGCTCTGAAACGCATTTCCTGTTCTTTTGGTATAGAAAAACTTCCTTCAAAAGCATTGTTAAATGAAAATGGAGAATGTTTGGGTTACAGTGAGATTTTGCTTACGGAAAATACCCATTTGTGCACACAGATGATTACCATGCTTTTTGAAAAAGGAGAAATCGAAATTTTAATCGGAACAAAATCACTGTTGGGAGAAGGCTGGGACTCTCCCTGTATCAATGCTTTGATTATGGCAAGCTCTGTGGGTTCTTATGTGTTGGGTAATCAGATGCGGGGAAGGGCTATCCGTGCAAGTAAGGATAATCCTGACAAAACCAGTAATATTTGGCATTTGGTCTGTATGACAGATACGAAGGAGTCCTGCGAAGTGACAGAAGATTTCCGTACACTGCAAAGAAGGATGATGGGATTTTTAGGAGTGAGTTATGACGGAACGGTGATTGAAAACGGTATGGAGCGTTTAAATACCATTACTCCTCCTTATACTTACCGACATCTTATGGAAATCAATGAAGACATGAAGCTGCGGGCGTGTATGCGGGAAGAATTAAAAGCCCAGTGGCAGCAGGCAGTTCATATTCAGGGAAATATGGAAGCCGTAGAAACCTGTAAAATGAAGAAAAAGCTTTTAAATCCCAGCGCTTCTTTTTTCAATGCTTTGGGTATGATTGCGTTAAGTGTTGCAATTCGAATGAGTCAGGGCATGATACGGGGCGCTTTTCGCAGAAGCTATGGGCAGCAGGGCATTACAGATTTTATTTTTACCGTGGCAGCAGCCGGAATTTTTCTCTGGGGCGTGTGGCGGCTTGTGCATTTTTCCGGTCCTTTAAAGCGTTTGCGAGAAATGGCAGAGGGAATGAAAGCGGCTCTTGCAGAGTCTCAAAATATTACGTCTTCCTGTAAAGTCAGTGTGTATGGAGAAAACGGTGTGGATTATCAGGTGTTTTTAAAGGGCGGAACAACAAGAGAGAAAGAGCTGTTTGCTCAGTGTATGGAAGAATTTTTGGCAGCAGTGGATAATCAGCGTTACCTTTTGTATGCGCCGCAGGCATTGGGAGCTATGACGAAATATTATTGTGTGCCCTCTGTTTTTTCTAAGACAAAGCAGGAGGCTCTCTTCTTTCAGAAGGTTATGTCTTCTCATTTAGGCAAATATCATCTGGTATATACCAGAACACCGGAGGGAAGAGCTGTGTTGCTAAAAGGAAGAGCAGAAGCCTTTGGCAGTCGAAATGAGCGGATTTTAAAGAGAAAAAAGGAAATAAAAGGAGCTTTGGAGTAG
- a CDS encoding rhodanese-like domain-containing protein produces the protein MNNTLEIKIQDLKNLNKEEYLLVDIREEAAFAHGFIPNAVNIPLSRLREKPELLPNDKKIILYCAKGILSYEAAEELEEKGYDVAHLAGGYGAWLLDSFSTEERYPEIEKSIRKKFHKTIFSRFTKAINEYELVKEGDKIAVCISGGKDSMLMAKLFQELQKHRKVNFDVIFLVMDPGYNETNRKVIEENARLLNIPITIFETNIFETVYEIEKSPCYLCARMRRGYLYSKAKELGCNKIALGHHYDDVIETILMGMLYGAQIQTMMPKLHSTNFEGMELIRPMYLIREDDIKHWRDYNDLHFIQCACRFTDTCTTCREDGSTGSKRMEIKGLIKELKEINPFIEGNIFKSVENVNLSTVIAYKENGVKHHFLENYDTAERTEENG, from the coding sequence ATGAACAACACATTAGAAATAAAGATACAGGATTTAAAAAACTTAAACAAAGAGGAATATCTGCTGGTAGATATTCGGGAAGAAGCAGCCTTTGCCCACGGTTTTATTCCCAATGCAGTGAATATTCCTCTGTCAAGGCTTCGGGAGAAGCCGGAGCTTCTGCCAAACGACAAAAAGATAATTTTATACTGCGCCAAAGGAATTTTAAGCTATGAGGCAGCAGAGGAATTGGAAGAAAAAGGGTATGATGTCGCACATCTTGCAGGTGGATATGGGGCATGGCTTTTAGACAGCTTTTCCACAGAGGAGCGATATCCGGAAATTGAAAAAAGCATTAGAAAGAAATTTCATAAAACGATTTTCAGCCGTTTTACAAAAGCCATTAATGAATATGAGCTTGTAAAAGAGGGAGATAAGATTGCCGTGTGCATTTCCGGCGGAAAAGACTCTATGCTTATGGCAAAGCTGTTTCAGGAGCTGCAAAAGCACCGAAAAGTAAATTTTGATGTGATTTTTCTGGTAATGGATCCGGGATATAACGAAACCAACCGAAAAGTAATTGAAGAAAATGCGCGGCTTTTAAATATTCCCATTACAATTTTTGAGACAAACATTTTTGAAACGGTGTATGAGATTGAGAAATCCCCCTGCTATCTGTGTGCTCGTATGCGCAGAGGTTATCTGTACAGTAAAGCAAAAGAGCTGGGCTGTAATAAAATTGCTCTGGGACACCACTATGACGATGTGATTGAAACCATTCTCATGGGAATGCTTTACGGAGCACAAATCCAGACCATGATGCCAAAGCTTCACAGCACAAATTTTGAGGGCATGGAGCTTATTCGCCCTATGTATTTAATCCGTGAAGATGATATTAAGCATTGGCGAGACTACAACGATTTACACTTTATTCAATGTGCCTGCCGTTTTACAGATACCTGTACCACTTGCAGAGAAGACGGAAGCACAGGCTCAAAGCGTATGGAAATCAAAGGACTAATTAAAGAGCTAAAGGAAATCAATCCTTTTATCGAAGGAAATATTTTTAAAAGTGTAGAAAATGTAAATTTAAGCACTGTGATTGCATATAAGGAAAATGGGGTAAAACATCATTTTCTGGAAAATTATGACACCGCAGAAAGGACCGAAGAAAATGGATAA
- the larB gene encoding nickel pincer cofactor biosynthesis protein LarB — protein sequence MTPQKGPKKMDKKQLQTLLEQVANGGVKPEEALLQIKTEPYKDMGFAKLDTHRGIRQGMAEVIYGAGKTKEQILKIAQAMLTEQEKTVLITRMSQEAADYVKQYLDLKYDEMSRTGRIGKIPTPDGAGKIVIATGGTSDMPVAEEAALTAEIYGNEVIRLYDVGVAGMHRLMDHVEEIMSARVIVAIAGMEGALASVIGGMADCPVIAVPTSVGYGANFGGLSALLSMLNSCASGISVVNIDNGFGAGYLASMINHLDSKKN from the coding sequence ATGACACCGCAGAAAGGACCGAAGAAAATGGATAAGAAACAGTTGCAGACACTGCTGGAACAGGTAGCCAACGGAGGCGTGAAACCGGAGGAAGCATTGCTTCAGATTAAAACAGAGCCGTATAAAGATATGGGATTTGCAAAGCTGGATACGCACAGGGGTATTCGTCAGGGAATGGCAGAGGTGATTTACGGCGCAGGGAAGACAAAAGAACAGATTTTAAAAATTGCACAGGCAATGCTCACAGAACAAGAAAAAACAGTGCTGATTACCAGAATGAGTCAGGAAGCAGCTGATTATGTGAAGCAGTATTTAGATTTAAAATATGACGAGATGTCACGTACCGGAAGAATTGGAAAAATTCCAACGCCGGACGGAGCAGGGAAAATCGTCATTGCCACAGGGGGAACCAGCGATATGCCTGTGGCTGAGGAGGCTGCGCTTACCGCAGAAATATACGGAAATGAGGTAATACGCCTCTATGATGTGGGAGTAGCGGGCATGCACCGTCTGATGGACCATGTAGAGGAAATCATGAGCGCAAGAGTGATTGTAGCCATTGCCGGTATGGAGGGAGCGCTGGCAAGCGTTATCGGAGGCATGGCAGACTGTCCGGTAATCGCAGTGCCTACCAGTGTGGGATACGGAGCGAATTTCGGCGGTTTATCAGCGCTGCTGTCCATGCTGAACTCCTGTGCCAGCGGCATCAGCGTGGTAAATATTGACAATGGTTTTGGCGCAGGATATTTAGCCAGTATGATTAACCATTTGGACAGCAAGAAAAACTAA
- a CDS encoding endonuclease III domain-containing protein has product MTKQEKALEVIERLRKEYPDAGCTLDYDDAWKLLVSVRLAAQCTDARVNVVVEDLYAKYPDVNALAEAPVEEVEKIVRPCGLGKSKARDICACMKILKEEYQGKVPDDFQALLKLPGVGRKSANLIMGDVFGKPAIVTDTHCIRLVNRIGLVENIKEPKKVEMELWKIIPPEEGSDFCHRLVYHGREICTARTTPHCESCCLADICEKNGI; this is encoded by the coding sequence ATGACAAAGCAGGAAAAAGCGTTAGAAGTCATTGAACGTTTGCGAAAGGAATATCCGGATGCCGGCTGCACACTGGATTATGACGATGCGTGGAAATTGCTGGTCAGTGTGCGTTTGGCTGCACAGTGTACCGATGCCAGAGTAAATGTAGTTGTTGAGGATTTATATGCAAAATATCCCGATGTGAATGCTCTGGCAGAAGCGCCCGTAGAAGAAGTAGAGAAAATTGTACGTCCCTGTGGTTTGGGAAAAAGTAAAGCAAGAGATATTTGTGCCTGTATGAAGATTTTAAAAGAGGAATATCAAGGGAAAGTACCGGATGATTTTCAGGCTCTTTTAAAGCTTCCGGGAGTGGGAAGAAAGAGCGCAAACCTGATTATGGGGGATGTGTTCGGAAAACCCGCCATTGTAACCGATACGCATTGTATTCGCCTTGTAAACCGTATCGGATTGGTAGAAAATATCAAAGAGCCGAAAAAGGTAGAAATGGAATTATGGAAAATCATTCCTCCCGAAGAAGGAAGCGATTTCTGCCACCGCCTTGTATACCATGGCCGGGAAATATGCACTGCCAGAACAACACCTCATTGTGAGAGCTGCTGTCTGGCAGATATCTGTGAGAAAAACGGAATTTAA